Below is a genomic region from Henckelia pumila isolate YLH828 chromosome 3, ASM3356847v2, whole genome shotgun sequence.
atcaaaacaacaatagtatatcacaatataacaatatgaagaaagataaagtcattgccattaataaaagtgtaaattatattaaacaaaatattgtttatacaaagagtcatcaaagcccttagccacaagttggctcaccgggcacctactctttcaatagtaccagctatcaccctcatccgaaTTAAACTGGCTGATAACAATCCAaagtagcatgatacaaagtcaatatatctatttccatgatacaatcataatctgccatcgctagaaCTATCTGATTAGCAGACAACATATAACCCTCAAACTCccgaaggcaacccatcactagactcttagttactacctcctgctccagcggagtagatacaactaaattttggtctaatgatacgtaaggaaatctatgtctcttaacaaaacggctagaccatctagaacaaactctagaacttctAGTTTCTGCTCTTCAGAGCAATCAAAAGCACGAAAATCACTCTCGATTCTGGACATCCAGTTCCTTGCCtcttcaggattctcgcctcccaacAAAGGTTTTGGttctacttgcatgaacttattgatggAGTAGCGACTTCTACCCTCGTGATGACGATGGCAATCATCATCGTGATGATGacgatggtgacgatgatgctgaccacctccctggccaacactaccatgactctcatcacctcttccggccatatcctgaaaagatttgcacattaaaatcccaaatgcgcaacaAAATTCAAGACTAGACTAATATCCCAAATATTATTCATCAATCCCAAATACAATTTCTCTGCTCTCAATGTTTTCAGAATAGTTCTTAGATGTTCAGCTTGATCACAtaaattgtaacgccctgtttttatcttaaatgagtttatttgatttaatcagagatttcagagttctcgagccggtttgattttgatcagggtcttttttgcaaattttggaaatttcagggactaaaacgcaaatattgatttgtatatattatctacacatttgtttgactttgaaatcatttcatcctcttccctaaatcgagctcttgcattgaagacgccttcaagcttttccagtatactctccgatcagatatgttttgttttttggaggttgttagaatcgatctagattctagtatgttgttctggagttctgatcgtttattatctgtcggtttgaattagagcgacgttcggaattgttatgatttttggaagctattttcgaaaatcatgattttgagatttgttgggtttgtcttgttgttgttgtattagcattgaattgagttgatatcgctattgaactgctgtttgcgttgtcggtttgttcagtttatagccgttatgctgtcggtttgagttttggggattttgaaccgtgattgagttgttgaacttggcttgtaagtcgatcatggtaattgatctttgatttgtatctgaacagattcgtttggagtttgtcaagcccgtgttagcagcattgttcgtcaagagttggacgaagatcggtaaagatatttccttgaaccattgtttgttgtttaggttgtatagttgttgatacaatcttttgttgtagcttgtccggagttggatctacgacattgaaaggtaaaagcagtcatcgatagcgggatagcatactcgggaaagttggttctcgagtttcccttaaaagcacatacttgcatctacactcgttctagcaatgaggaacttgtgttctgttgttttgattgagcttttgttatatggctatgttttatgtttctgttatgcattcatcttgagccaatcttgttttcagtgggcagaaccgccctttttgtttagacgtttgggaactatgattgagtggcctaggtcgtagtcgtttcgcctagtgctagcatactcattatagttgctcaaagtctagaggagtgggatacgtggcaccacctcgattgggtgagtcggtgagtcattacgtaatctcaccctcgggatcccaaaagcacaacagcaatccctcgtttatcagatttgatatcccggtttaaagacatgcatttcattacgttgttattgatttcgttgttgttttgaaagcatgtttgttgttgtattacttgtatgttgcttttactgggattatcattctcaccggttatccggctgttgctttgtttttgtatgtgtacttggcaacaggtggggcaggatcaagtcagaagaggcatggttagctttgagggaatgatgtagaagtgagactcggtttagaagtcttgttagcatgacaatctagcttatgttttgaagcatgttaagaacttgaacttggattggaagtggtcttgcttgtggttagaactcttgtattctgtattcggcttgtaatagctagcatcgatgcgtgttcttcacttttatgtatttaaatgctacgttgttggatatatatttgttggatcatgttagagttcttttggttatgttattgcacttttggaggcttgttttgatccaattcagcaggccatgcgcgcccgcgcctagggTGGCGCACCCGCGCGTCCCACACTTCGtttcggaagttttgggcagagcttcaggcgcgcccgcgcgagggcttgggcaggacgccatgcgtGCCCGCGCCTCAAGCTGCGCGCCCACGCGtcccctttttttaaaaaaaaaaaaaatgctcttggcttttaattgcttacttattgaattactcctttaattgtcgtttagaaccgaggtctcacattaagtggtatcagagagttaagattcttggtcgaactagagtgagcgggtagatcgagtctgcatgtattggctcctcgcatgtgtttgaattattttattgtgtacttaattccatgcgagcatgctttattgtttgagcattatttgaattacatggttgtgtgatttaaattaataaagcatgatctacttgagatatatctgtttctgttatcgactggtatccggtattccaagcggttgtaagggcactgattgtagcgattaagatatctcgtgtcctaacctttgattatcagatgggtcctcgtcgagtgataaacagaaacacaccgccagttatccctgcaattgagcaagctagcactgaagttgatcagtttgatgcttcagcaacgcctatggaaaccttgctgaagaggtttcagtctttcaatccgccgttgttgttaggttcagaaaatccagttgaatgtgaaagttggttggatgatattgatcagctattcgattccatttattacacagatgaccgcagaatcaggttagtcattcatcagctacgtggggttgctaagagctggtggatcatgacaaagaaaacaatagagaatagaggtacggaagttacttggactctttttaaatctgaattttataagcggtttttccctatctcgtactgtaaggacaagggagcagaattctccaatttgagacaagggaatctgaacatcgaagagtatgttgccaagattgatagtctgttgcgttttgcaccactaattgccggagatgaagaagctaaggcagatcacttcataaatggcttgaatcttgacatcttcactttggtgaatactgctaggccagacaactttgcggacgccatgaatcacgcaaagggagcagaagcaggcttgtggaggcaaagaggtaatcaggtagcacctcaacagcagaggcagtatcagaaccaaccatctcagtatcagaatcagccaccgcaacatcagaaccagcagcaaaggtatgaaggtggaaatagtgggggaaacagaaaggatcagtacaaggcaagaggtaaacaattcaagaggcaggggaacagttcgtccagttccagtggttcgaagcaatttggttcaggaccgagttctgggtcatcatccttgtactgcagcaagtgtggaggaagacactcaccggatcagtgtgtgggggtcttcggcaattgtaacacatgtcagcaaccgggacacttctctaaggtgttccctcagcgtaacagagatagagctcagagtgggagttcgtctagacctgcagctcagcctgagaggcagtcttctgcagtgcactctttccagcctcagcagcagaacagacagggaggtagtaccagtgcaaatcagcctccgagatagcaagcacgagtctttgctctgacagaggatcaggctcaagcagcacctgacgatgttatagcaggtaactgttcgattttcggttattcttctcatgtcttgatagatacaggtgcttcccattcttttatctctgagaaattcgtattattgcatgctttgccaactgaattgtttcctacagtagtagctgttacttcacctttgggtggaggaattgtttctgtcagattagtcaggaactgtgaactgtgttttgaaggaaatttgttagaattcgactgtattgtactgggactgtcagattttgattgtattttcgggatagatgctttaaccaagtacagggcgatagtcgattgtttccagaaagttgtcaggttcagaccggaaatggcagacgagtggaaattctttggtaagggttctcgatctagaattcctttgatttcagtgttatctatgactcgtttgctacagaaaggtgcagaaggatttttggtgtatgcagttgatgtactgaaatctagcccagctttggtagatttaccggtggttagagaatttgcggatgtgttcccggaagatgttcctggtttgccacctattcgagaaatcgaattcagcattgacttagtgccaggtactcaacctatttcaaaagctccttatcgtatggaacttgttgaattgagagagttgaaggagcagtttgaggatttgattgccaagggatacatcagacctagtgtatcgccttggggtgctcctgttctattcgttcggaagaaggatggttctatgcggctctgtatcgactaccgtcaattgaatcaggctacagttaagaacaggtatcctttaccccgaatagatgacttgtttgatcagctgcagggttcttctgtctactctaagattgatctgaggtcaggttatcaccagttgagagtgcgagagaaagacgttcctaagaccgcattcatgacgaggtatggtcactttgagtttatagtcatgccgtccggtttgactaacgccccagcggtttttatgggtttgatgaaccgtatcttccagcgttatttagatgagttcgtcattatctttatcgatgatattcttatctactcgaagaaccgtactgaccatgcagagcacttgaggaccgtactgcagattttgcgagttgagcagttgtttgccaagctgtctaagtgtgaattctggttagatcgagttgtctttctcggtcatattatttttgaagatgggatttttgtcgatcccagcaagattgaagcggttatgaattggcctagaactacttcagtgccggagatccgaagcttcatgggtttagctggttattatcgtcgtttcatcgagggtttctcgtctattgccaagcgtattacccagctgactcagaagaatgcgccttttgtttggactgcagattgtgaggctagctttgttgatctgaagagaagactgaccagtgctccaattctttctattccgaagggtactggaggtttcacagtctattgtgatgcttctaatcgaggattgggttgtgttcttatgcagcataagcatgtgatagcgtatgcatcaaggcagctgaaaccgcacgagactcgttatccggtccatgatcttgaactagctgcgatcgtctttgctctgaaaatctggcgtcactatctttatggtgagtcttttgagatcttttctgaccataagagccttaagtacttgttttcacaggcagagctaaatatgagatagagaagatggttagatctgttgaaggatttcgactgtgaaatcaagtactatccggggaagtctaatgcagttgcagatgccttgagccgaaagctttgttctttatctctttctattatcggtgtttctcagttgatcgatgattgttgcacttctggtttagagtttgaaacagatagggtgTAACGACCCTCACTACTAGGCTATCAGACTATAATTTAAAacaaaggaaaattacggatttttaaaaattttgccatgacctatttgtaaatcaaataagccatcaagactcaaacaacaatttaaataaggaaagaaaattgacttcaaaacttaagtgcgttaaacataaacatgcaatcctagtaaccacctcccggttacagcataaagtaaactaaagcatttaaaatttattccaacgataatcataaacttgccaaaagcggaaaacgtacttcaaaacatgagctgtagcacagggaatgcacatcctggctataaatactacaagatctcgaataatacttcattattacaaatttgatagctgtgcggaaaaacataaactaaaaggaagcaacggtcactgggcctcgcactaccgatggcctcatcccagtagatcacgaccctccgtctcctccacaaaatcctcacctgcaaacattcaagcatagtgagtctaaagactcagcaagcataactaggataataacaagggtttaaaatacgtgatgcaaaaactcaacttaaactgtaatatgcatgaaactagaaagatatagaaatcatgcattaatgaactcacactaagataaactttaactttcataacattcaacttagactcatgcataactgaaagactgacatcaatgcaaaacgagtcaactaaaattgtgaaactttaactttaaacttttctttactttttcctcttagaaatccgatccctgatttgtgaccctctgtttcgatcatgatcatggctgcagtgcactatgccggcaagacgacgagatttctcccgacgaacttaacccctctatggcaaggagaccgagatgcctcccgatcccacattgcccctctgtggcaagggtaaacaagatgtctcttgctccttgcctaacctctataacctcttggtgagtagaccgaggcatcccccggcctagcaacacccctcttgtcacaaacagatcacttcattcaaaaatatttgctttcttttcccttttcatttataaagactcaactcatacattaaatggcatgcaaacaagtaaacttcctttttctttattaaaatcaagaatacgtcaaatgcacacgaataagcaatctttaagacatgatactcgactcgaaaatgtgagtttaaggtggatgagtggctgcccctaagtccaaagaagacaacttacccaacaaaattctcaaacttgacttaactcgagcaagtaaaccgaaaaacccttaactttgtcatatcttaaccaaaacccgtcccgcttgaaccgacacctcATAAACACTCCAAATTACCCCTAGGACCAGAAAGTAACCTCCAAGGATCACCCGAACATTACAAACCAAAAACATTCCCGGACAGCCCCTTATACTCTAAAAATTCTGCACTTACACCacaaacttaaaagactcataacttaCTCAATACTTATCCGATTCGGgcccattttatatcgacgcgaccacaacatcatgaactttaccatggaatagcctaaccctgcacagacctcagccacgacactgccctgccccgtgaacagtgctgccctgcacactcacaacatccaacttacctctaactcaagaattcaaccccataactctccttcctcaacttttctccataccaaacaaccaaacacctcaaataacctctcttaggactttttccaaacacttgggctacactcaatccacacttgcacaacacatatcaagaacatcaataaTTAACCATCAAAtctccaaaatgttgaacaatcaatcaagaccaatgcaagaccaataaatacttcaacatcaattaaatttcagcccctacacatgcaaaatttcgaaatttaggtccttatacattctgaaaattcgaattttggcaagaacaACCATATAATTCCATGTCaatgcacatatactcaacattaaatcacataaacccAACCCCATAACCCATTTAGCAAAAATCAGCCCCTTAAATgcccaaattcgaaaccctaacatcacaacatcatgcattttcgaaattattgcaagaaatcttaagggtgggggtagatattcCTTGAATGAGTGCCCAAGAAAAAAAGTTACACTTGCcttcaacttttaccaacaaaaattcgaaaataagggGAGATGGAGAGTGGAACTTCAACCAAACACCAAGCTAAGCACCTAGGGGAGCTTCTCCGGTGGCTGGGACGGCGGTAGGCGGCGGCGGACGGCGGCAGGGCGGCGGCAGGAGGGGTTGGACGGCTCCAACAAGTgagaggggagaaggggggcgGCTAGTAGGGTTTAGAAGGGGCTAGGGTTATGTcttaatttttaattgaaatgttttaatgagtgtaaattaaaagtgtagtgtattgtgtgtagtgttttaaaatttcacttgtactagcaaaagtactacttgtattattaaaactttttacctcaactttttgctattttcaaacttctaaatttaaaatttcaactctcaacattttaattgaaattccactaacccggatttaataaaatcctattttatgaaaaatttagaaaataacccaagaaaatgataaaattgctttttgacccctaaaaattcaaaatttgcatttttggccaaaacccctcttttacctctaacttaaaatcttaaaattaaaaatcttgaaaataaaccaccgaagcccaccgtcgtcgcctgcctggataaaaattactaactaaacagttcaaggcatttaattcaaataagtcaagcaaggctaactttaacttaaacttaaacaattaaattcaagaaatttaaaaatgtaaatactgaaaataattttaggcatgattttagaattttagaagttcttggcgttacaattcctccctccctaataagaaatttcgtcctcgaaattaaaacttaccAAAAAGCCTCGGATATCGAACTCTGATATCTGCTTCtacttcccaagtggcctcttcatccgaatggttctgccatctcaccttgatcattggaatcgacttgttacgaagtcttctctcctgtctatctaaaatccggatgggcttctcctcataggtcaagtgaggagatagctgaagcggttccgaactaagcacatgggatgggttcgagatgtacttcctcaacatcgacacatggaagacactatggatcttatcaaggttaggcggcaaggccactctataagccagtgcccctaccctatccaaaatctcgaagggccctatgaacctcggtgccaacttccctttctttccaaacctcatcatacccttcatgggtgcaatacggataaaaacatgatcacccaccgagaactccaagtctctcctccggtgatcagcataactcttctgcctactctgggcagtcctcatcctatcacggatcttagccactacctcggtggtcaactgaacaatctccggaccaaagtctgatctctcacctatctcatcccacaacactggagatctacactttctcccataaagtgcctcgtagggagccatgccaatagtggactgaaagctgttattatacgcgaattccactagtggtagtctcgactcccaactaccttgaaaatcaatagcacatgccctcaaaagatcctccaaaatctgaatcaccctctctgactggccatcagtctgcgggtggaaggcggtgctaaaaagtagcttcgtacccatagcggaatgaagactcttccaaaaagacgaagtaaaccgtggatctctatcagacgctatggagactggaataccatgtagtctgactatctcccggacatacaactccgcgaactgagtcatcgtgaaagtcatcttcaccggtaaaaagtgagccgacttagtgagacggtctacaataacccaaatagcatttgaacctctcactgtcttcggcaatcccacaacaaagtccatggtgatattctcccatttccactcaggaatagggagaggcttaagcaatccggccggtctctgatgctccgccttaacctgctggcatgtcaggcattctgacacgaatcgggcaatgtcacttttcatgcctggccaccaataaagctgctgaagatcccgatacatcttcgtactaccaGGGTGGATTGAGTACGGCGACGTATGTGtctctgccatgatagtaactcgcagagaatcacctgcgggaacccaaaatctacctttgtacctcacaatcccatctaccacagcatacaaaccgctgcctttctcttcgtccctctgtctccacttcctgatctgctcatcaactgactgCGCTGCACGGATACGATCAAAAAGTGTAGTCTGCACGCTTAGGGAAGACAAACGCGGAGCCCTACCACTTGCATAAAACTCAAGACCGtacctctgaatctcaacctgcaacggtctagacactGACAAGGAGGTAAGCACTGCGGTCTTCctactcaaagcatctgcaaccacattagctttaccagggtggtagctaatattgcagtcatagtccttcaccaactctaaccacctacgctgcctcatattcaactccttctgggtgaagaagtacttgaggcttttgtggtctgtgaagatctgactcttctctccgtaaagatagtgtctccaaatcttaagagcaaacactaccgctgccaactctaagtcatgagtagggtagtttttctcgtgctccttcaattgcctagaagcataggcaataactctatctcgctgcatcaaaactgctcccaatcccaacttggaagcatcagtatacaccacaaaatcaccttgcccggatggcatggtcaacactggcgctgtcgtaagagcttccttcaaagtatcaaagctcctttgacactcggcactccaaacaaacttggcgttcttcttagtcaacgctgtcataggcacagcaatggaggaaaaacccttgataaattttcggtaataaccggctaatccaagaaaactgcggatctcagacgcgctcctcggtatagaccactccttcactgcttgaacctttgaagggtctacttccacaccgctcttagaaataatatgacccaagaaagcaactttctccaaccagaattcacacttatcaaacttggccaacaacttgtgctctcgaagcacctcaagaacggtcctcaaatgctgttcaTGCTCCACTCTACCCTTCGAATAAAtaaggatgtcatcgatgaaaacaatgacaaagcggtccaagtaaggctgaaacacacggttcataagatccatgaaaaccgcgggcgcgttcgtcatcccaaacggcatcacaaggaactcgtaatgaccgtaacgagtcctaaaagctgtcttcgccacatctgactccttcaccttcaactggtgataacctgaacgaagatcaatcttcgaaaagacggatgcaccttgcaattgatcgaagaggtcctcgatcctaggtaatgggtacttgttcttcgtagtcactccgttcaaacctcggtagtctatgcacaatcttagactaccatccttcttcttaacgaagagaactggtgcgccccatggggagaaactagggcgaaggaatcccttgtcaagcaactcttgaatctgctcttttaactccttcattttggtaggagccaatctgtacggtgccttggagataggcacagtaccgggaatcaaatctatagagaactccacttctctatcgggcggaattcccacaacatcgctagggaacacatcctcaaactccctgacgatagccacatcagaaataactggtcgctccggcagctctgtcaaagataaactggctagaaatgactcgcacccactaagtacaagcctctgagcttgcaaagtagaaatgactcgagtcttcctcaagctcttagcagcctcaaaccaaaacggttcctcgccctcaggcctgactagtactgacctctgctggaaatctatcatcaccgcattcttcgtcatccaatccatcccaagaatcaggtcaaactctggcaaaggtagcactatgaggtctgctaccactgactgaccctgcaaaagcagtacaaggtctctcaccaagctcctggtggatagctcttctcctgaggggatagtaagagaatccaacctccaattcctcgctctgaatgcccctctcaagggcaaaagactccgatataaaggaatgggtagcccctgaatctaatAAGGCTCTCGTGGCTACGCCTGCCAcaacaatcctacctgcatagcagtagttacaacgacaaaaggttgaagttaaaaccacgagttctacttaggctcattctaattcaacaattcccaaacaagatactattcATGCTAAACAGTCAAAGGTCCTAAGACATGCAACAAGTTACTAGAGTAAAACCTCAAACAAGCAAAGACTTAGAGTCGCATGCATCAACGAACCTTTAActgctctaacccaaaagttaagatattacctgtgagaagagtagtgtctgggtcggcctgctcggcctccatcacgaacactctgccctgcacgggcctcctcagctctggacaatgggtagacatatgtcctggcttcttgcacttgaagcaaactccagcatccttcaaacacttcccaaaatgcggacgatggcaaaactgacaaataggcttctccccagccttgggaggaaCCTGTTTCTGGGCCTGACGCCCCTGTGGTGCCTGCTGTCCCTGTTGTCTCGGGGGTCCAAGATACGGCTTCTTGCCGtactgctgctgctgagagtgggcctgatgagggaagggcctcttgccatgcgcctccgcgctaatatctctcagcgtctgctcggacctcaaggcACGCCTCAGTGCTGAAGCATAATCAGGTGGCTCAACCATCAGCACATCCCTACGGATGGTAGGTCGAAGCCCTACAAGAAAGTGCTCCAGCTTCTCTTTctcatcatctccaatcaaCGGCACGAAATGGCAACCTCTCTCAAACTTCACCACAAACTGTGCCACCGACAAGTCTCCCTGTctcaagctcataaactccgtcttcaaacggcctctcacatcagcagtaaaatacttctcaaagaacagcTTCTTGAACTCGGTCCAAGGTAGAGTAGCTGGGTCCACAGTCTTCTCCataccctcccaccagagggcggcatcatcctggaggagaaacacagcacacctcactctatctggatctcccag
It encodes:
- the LOC140886527 gene encoding uncharacterized protein is translated as MARRHDPRAVTPPPPPQEDVGGQGDLSVAQFVVKFERGCHFVPLIGDDEKEKLEHFLVGLRPTIRRDVLMAHSQQQQYGKKPYLGPPRQQGQQAPQGRQAQKQVPPKAGEKPICQFCHRPHFGKCLKDAGVCFKCKKPGHMSTHCPELRRPVQGRVFVMEAEQADPDTTLLTGEDFVEETEGRDLLG